The following coding sequences lie in one Oncorhynchus nerka isolate Pitt River linkage group LG14, Oner_Uvic_2.0, whole genome shotgun sequence genomic window:
- the LOC135574992 gene encoding trichohyalin-like, with amino-acid sequence ERERERRRERKREKEKREREKRREREERERERERKREREKEREREREREREREREREKRGERGERERERERRRERKEKEREREKEERRERKRERERRKEREREKEREREREGKRERERRKERERERKEREREEGKRREREREREERERERKEREREKEREEREERERERRKRERERKEREERKEREEREKREREREREREKEEKEREREGKRERERREREKRERERKRRKEREREERERRRERERERRRKREREERERKRREREREGEREEREEEREKRRESEEREKERERERERREKKERKREREREKGERKGERKGERERERKERERRERERERERERGEREKEREKGERERRERREERRRERERGEREGEREEREKERERERRRERERERREKERERERREREEREKERERRKREREREKEEREREREKEEREKREKEREKREEREREGREREEKREREERERRKEREREKRER; translated from the coding sequence gagagagagagagagagaaggagagagagaaagagagagaaggagaagagagagagagagaagagaagagagagagaggagagagagagagagagagagaggaaaagagagagagagaaggagagagagagagagagagagagagagagagagagagagagagagagagagaagagaggagagagaggagagagagagagagagagagagagaaggagagagaggaaagagaaggaaagagagagagagaaggaagagagaagagagagaaagagagagagagagagaaggaaagagagagagagagagaaggaaagagagagagagagagaaggaaagagagagagagagagaaggaaagagagagagagagaaaggaaagagagagagagagaagaaggaaagagaagagagagagagagagagagagaggaaagagagagagagaggaaagagagagagagagagaaggaaagagaagagagagaggaaagagagagagagagaaggaagagagagagagagaggaaagagagagaagagagaaaggaaagagaggagagagagaagagagagagagaaagagagagagagagagagaaggaagagaaagagagagagagagaaggaaagagagagagagagaggagagagagagagaagagagagagagagaggaagagaaggaaagagagagagagagaggagagagagagaaggagagagagagagagagagagaagaaggaagagagagagagaggaaagagagaggaagagaagagagagagagagagaaggagagagagaagagagagaagaggagagagagaaaaggagagagagtgaagagagagagaaggagagagagagagagagagagagaagagagaagaaagagaggaagagagaaagagagagagagaaaggagagagaaaaggagagagaaaaggagagagagagagagagaggaaggagagagagaggagagagagagagagagaaagagagagagagagaggagagagagaaaaggagagagagaagggagagagagagaggagagagagaagagaagagagaaggagagagagagagagaggagagagagaaggagagagagaagagagagagaaggagagagagagagagagaaggagagagagagagagagagagaagagagaaggagagagagagagagaggagagagagagaagagagagagaaagagagagagagaaggaagagagagagagagagagagaaggaagagagagagagagagagagagaaggaagagagagagaagagagagaaggaaagagagaagagagaggagagagagagagaaggaagagagagagaagagaaaagagagagagaggaaagagagagaaggaaagagagagagagagaaaagagagagaga